Proteins from a single region of Primulina tabacum isolate GXHZ01 chromosome 5, ASM2559414v2, whole genome shotgun sequence:
- the LOC142544317 gene encoding uncharacterized protein LOC142544317: MAHFSKVLMFSKEDFDDWNIRMQAHLAAQDDDRWFVITNGPLKILKPNTTIAVTEDAQEMVEKQRSEWTSEDKKKANLDNVAKDILYKTLDKNTFSKIKMCPTTKEIWEKLIQISEKNEQTKEKKLSVAMQKFENLKMKDGETLREFDERFSILVNELAALGKELDNREVALKLMRALPRE; this comes from the coding sequence ATGGCACATTTCAGCAAAGTCCTTATGTTTTCAAAGGAggatttcgatgattggaatATTAGGATGCAAGCccatcttgcagcccaagacGATGATAGgtggtttgtcatcacaaaTGGTCCCTTGAAAATTCTAAAGCCTAATACAACTATTGCTGTTACTGAAGATGCACAAGAAATGGTTGAAAAGCAAAGAAGtgaatggacaagtgaggacaagaagaaagcaaatctaGACAATGTTGCTAAGGATATTCTTTATAAAACACTTGACAagaataccttcagcaaaatcaaaatgtgtccTACAACAAAAGAGATCTGGGAGAAACTCATCCAAATTTCTGAAAAAAATGAACAGACAAAGGAAAAAAAGCTGTCTGTGGCAATGCAAAAGTTTGAAAATCTTAAGATGAAAGATGGAGAAACTCTAAGAGAATTTGATGAGCGATTCAGCATCTTAGTAAATGAACTAGCAGCTTTGGGAAAGGAACTTGACAATAGAGAAGTGGCACTCAAattgatgagagctttacccagggaatga